ATGTCCGTCCGGCAAGTGATGCCTTCTCCATTGATGGAAGTGTGTGATGTGACAAATAGAAAAGCTTGTGTGGCAAATAGAGAGCTTAACTGGACCCATTCCCAAATTTTTCAATTCATTAACCCTAATCCCCAATTGCAAAATGAGAACGTGATGCATCTGAAGAGCCGTTTCAACCATGGATGCAGCAGGTATGAAGCGAAGGTCTGCGTCAATGGTAGAAGGCGGCAACGATAGGTGTGAAGACTCTTGTTCGAAGCAGTATGACGGTATGTGTCACTGTTCTCTTGTTGTTGTTGCTCTGAGATCGAAGACGAATGCTAACCCAGGGAGGTGGTTCTTTCGGTGCCCACTATGGAAGGTAAGCATGACTGGATTTTGCTCTCTAATGGGTCTTTGTTGTTATTCCTGTTTTAATATATGTTTCGCACGTTATGATTGATCTGTTCTTCATGGGTTTTCAATTTGTGTTCTtgacagaataaaaaacaggaTTGCAAATATTTTCAATGGATTGATGAATTGGAAGAGCAAGACATGGTTGAAGAGGAGGAATGTTCTTGGAACAACAAACCCAAGCTATCTTCAGGTGGAAAACTCAAACAGAAGAGCACTAGGAAGCTGTCCGAATCAGTGGAGTATGAGGACATAGAACCCATGGTGCTATCTGTTCTTACAAAAGAATTGAAGGAGAAATTGAGGAGGATTGAAATTCTTCTAATCATGATGTGCATTGGGGTTGTAATTGGTGTCTTCATCAATTTCTTTGCTCTATTTAAGAACTGAGTTGAACTAATGTTAAATAGTGGATGAAGACTAAATGTGAATAATTAGTGTGTATTTTGATAACTGTGAATATGCCAAATTTGGTTGAAATAGGGAATGACAACTCTTGTATTGTGTTTTCATGGAACCTGATGTGTATTAAGAGTGTACCAAATTATTCGACTATAAATTTGATGAGAACCTGATATGTGTTGTGTTTTGCAAAGTGCAGTAAAACCAAATGGAATACTTGTAGTACAAACTTGGTAATTAACATTTAAATGTACTATATCTGATCACATTGACCATAAAAGGTTACATAACGTTTATAGCAATTCCCAAAAAGTAAATAAACATTCCCTGTAATTCAAGCATAACCTGTGATTAAGTGACAATATTGCAATGACATAAGGGAATTAGGTAATCTAACATAAAAAGTACTAAACAAAGTCAAACACAACTTAGTTCAATAACTCTGAAAACAACTTAAACAAGTCAGCCAAAAAGCTCATTAACACTCAAAACAAAAGTTTCCTAAATCAATTCTACAATGTTAAAAGACCCTATAACAACACATTCATCATGGCTTCTTCTTTGGTTTTTGTGAAGGCTTTAAAGGTGCAGGTGTGGGCATGAATTCCATGAATCTCTTTGTGGTACCCTTGCTTGCTGCATTCATTGTTTGGTGAGAAACCAATAAGGGAGCACTGGAGCTAGAATTTGGCACATGCACTTGGGCTGAAGTATTGGGCTTCATAGAAATATTGGGCCTTCCAGCCACATTGGGCCTGACCTATAGTGGTCTAAAAGGTACATTGGGCCTCCCTGAGGTAGCCCTTGGAGTGGGAGCAGCAGCCACACTGGGCCTGACCTGTGGTGGCCTAATTGGATCATGTGCTGGTGCAATAGTGCATGGTGGTCTCATAATGGGGATCTTTGCCCTAGCACTAGATGCACCCTTCCTCACAAGTCTTGGAGCAGCAGCTACAGCACCAGAAACCTTTGGTGGAGCTGACTTGTTGATAGTAGTGGTTGAATCAGATTCTGTTGCAGGGTTTGATTCCAACCCTTGGGCTTGCTACAAATTCAAAACACAAATTCCAGAAGTCTGTGTATGTTGCAGAAAAAACAAGTACAAATGTAAAATTGTGAAGCTAACCTCATTATCAGTTTGAGATTGGGGGTGCCCTTGTGTAACTTGTTGTTCATCTGCTGCCTCAAGAGTCTTCTCATagtacatttcttgctctttatcTGATAGATCAGCAGCATCTTCTTTTTCATTTGCTGCTCCTAATGCAGTTTCGGCTTCTTGACTAGTTTGTCCCCTAagacttttttttcttctcttcacaTGTCCTTGCATTGTGTCCTTGCTGCAGCATATACAACAGATTAGTACATATTTAGAATACAAATTTAACAAGTCATGTATACACTAATTTAGATTACAAAACCAATGGGTTAATATCAAGTGAGGTGTTTACCTTTTTGCACCAATTACAAGTAGTTTGACCATACTTTTGCGACATTTTGTATTGGCTATTACCTTGACGCTTAGATTCATGACGTGCTCTCTTTTTTATAAGGTAGACAAGGATAACCTTCATAGTCACTCCAATACTCTTCACTGGGTACAGAGTGAATGTGGAACTGATATGCCCTGTTGTAGTGCTCCATACACAACCAGTGATGCACATAGTCTTCAGGCCGGTGATTCTTCCTTTGGATAGCAGCCACTCCATGACAACAGGGCAATCCAGTCAGTTGCCACTTTCTGCAGGTACATGTTCTTTCTAGAGTGTTAACAGTAACCCTGTGTCCATGTCTCCTCACCTCAAATAAGTTATGCTCATCGTCCCCAACCCACTGGGCCTCCCAGTAATTAccctcttttttctctttttccagCCTACTCATCTGAATAGGTGCCAGCTTTCCTGTGTATGATGATAAAGCGTCTTTGTGCTGTGCCATAACCCTCATGATGTAGAACCTCATCTCTTCTAGCATTGTTAGGATACTTTTTCCTCTCATGCCCACTATTGTTGTATTAAATGATTTAGCATTGTTGTTGGTAACATTATCCACTTTAGGCCATTCAGAAAATCCTAATTTCGACCATGATGATTGTTCATAACTTGACAGGTACTCCCAAGCTCCTACATTGATCCGCTTGACATATGTCATTGCATTCTTGAATTTCAAATCTATCATTGCCCGAGCACACTGTCACAGAGCTCCTTTTAACTCTTTGTCCTTCCATCTCTTGTTCAAGTTCTGCCACATGTGCATCACACAAAATCTATGTAAAACTTTTGGCATGACTTCTTGGAGTGCTAGAACCAGTCCCTAAACCACATGACGAAAACCCAACATTCAATAGTACAACATTCAACAGTACAACATCGGTGCATAAATACAAATAAGTAAGTTGGACAAGATTTATAAATTACCTTTTGCTTGTCACTCATGAAGTTCCACCCAAATTCCTTGTAATCCCCGATATCTTCATGAAGTAAATGCAAGAACCATTTCCAATTTTTCTTCGTTTCAGCATCAACCACAGCATATGCTATAGGAAATAGATTATTATTCGCGTCTTGTCCTACAGTTGTGAGTAGTTGACCCCCAAAATGCCCTTTAAGAAAGGTTCCATCAAGACAAATGAAAGGCTTACAACCATATTTAAATCCTCTCTTACATACCGCTAAGCATATATATAAACTTCTGAACTTAAGCAAACCCTCTAACTGTGGATGTGTACTCATA
The Arachis stenosperma cultivar V10309 chromosome 7, arast.V10309.gnm1.PFL2, whole genome shotgun sequence genome window above contains:
- the LOC130941179 gene encoding uncharacterized protein At4g04775-like encodes the protein MDAAGMKRRSASMVEGGNDRCEDSCSKQYDGMCHCSLVVVALRSKTNANPGRWFFRCPLWKNKKQDCKYFQWIDELEEQDMVEEEECSWNNKPKLSSGGKLKQKSTRKLSESVEYEDIEPMVLSVLTKELKEKLRRIEILLIMMCIGVVIGVFINFFALFKN